A single region of the Grus americana isolate bGruAme1 chromosome 3, bGruAme1.mat, whole genome shotgun sequence genome encodes:
- the E2F6 gene encoding transcription factor E2F6 isoform X1, with the protein MANPAKWERLRPLRPDTLRPPMINLNVDDEVQFVRRTLKVKKPRFDASLVYLTRKFMDLVKTAPDGVLDLNEVATTLGVRKRRVYDITNVLDGIHLIQKRSKNLIQWVGSNLDQVVGKAPEQQNLKDELSDLSAMEEALDELIKDCAHQLFELTDDKENAKLAYVTYQDIRSIQAFQEQIVIAIKAPEETKLEIPIPKEDCIEVHVKSTKGPIDVYLCEVEQKPGAKTFTSETEPSVPPDEVRSPGEEKKQTT; encoded by the exons ccaccAATGATCAACCTGAATGTGGATGATGAGGTACAGTTTGTGAGAA GAACTCTGAAAGTCAAAAAGCCTCGATTTGATGCATCTCTGGTTTATTTGACCCGAAAATTCATGGATCTTGTCAAAACAGCTCCAGACGGTGTCCTTGATTTAAATGAAGTAGCAACAACTCTTGGAGTACGAAAACGAAGAGTGTATGACATCACCAATGTGTTGGATGGAATCCACTTAATTCAGAAAAGATCTAAGAATCTTATCCAGTGGGT AGGTTCTAATCTTGACCAAGTTGTTGGAAAAGCACCAGAGCAGCAAAACCTTAAAGATGAACTTTCTGACTTGTCAGCCATGGAAGAAGCTCTGGATGAATTAATCAAGGATTGTGCTCATCAGTTATTTGAACTAACAGatgacaaagaaaatgcaaa ACTAGCTTACGTGACATATCAAGATATCCGTAGCATTCAGGCATTTCAAGAACAGATTGTGATTGCAATCAAAGCTCCAGAGGAAACCAAATTGGAAATACCAATTCCTAAAGAA GATTGCATAGAAGTACACGTGAAGAGCACAAAAGGACCCATTGATGTGTATCTATGTGAGGTGGAACAGAAGCCAGGTGCCAAAACTTTCACTTCTGAAACTGAGCCATCAGTTCCTCCTGATGAAG tgagATCTccgggggaagaaaaaaaacaaaccacctga
- the E2F6 gene encoding transcription factor E2F6 isoform X2, translating into MANPAKWERLRPLRPDTLRPPMINLNVDDEVQFVRRTLKVKKPRFDASLVYLTRKFMDLVKTAPDGVLDLNEVATTLGVRKRRVYDITNVLDGIHLIQKRSKNLIQGSNLDQVVGKAPEQQNLKDELSDLSAMEEALDELIKDCAHQLFELTDDKENAKLAYVTYQDIRSIQAFQEQIVIAIKAPEETKLEIPIPKEDCIEVHVKSTKGPIDVYLCEVEQKPGAKTFTSETEPSVPPDEVRSPGEEKKQTT; encoded by the exons ccaccAATGATCAACCTGAATGTGGATGATGAGGTACAGTTTGTGAGAA GAACTCTGAAAGTCAAAAAGCCTCGATTTGATGCATCTCTGGTTTATTTGACCCGAAAATTCATGGATCTTGTCAAAACAGCTCCAGACGGTGTCCTTGATTTAAATGAAGTAGCAACAACTCTTGGAGTACGAAAACGAAGAGTGTATGACATCACCAATGTGTTGGATGGAATCCACTTAATTCAGAAAAGATCTAAGAATCTTATCCA AGGTTCTAATCTTGACCAAGTTGTTGGAAAAGCACCAGAGCAGCAAAACCTTAAAGATGAACTTTCTGACTTGTCAGCCATGGAAGAAGCTCTGGATGAATTAATCAAGGATTGTGCTCATCAGTTATTTGAACTAACAGatgacaaagaaaatgcaaa ACTAGCTTACGTGACATATCAAGATATCCGTAGCATTCAGGCATTTCAAGAACAGATTGTGATTGCAATCAAAGCTCCAGAGGAAACCAAATTGGAAATACCAATTCCTAAAGAA GATTGCATAGAAGTACACGTGAAGAGCACAAAAGGACCCATTGATGTGTATCTATGTGAGGTGGAACAGAAGCCAGGTGCCAAAACTTTCACTTCTGAAACTGAGCCATCAGTTCCTCCTGATGAAG tgagATCTccgggggaagaaaaaaaacaaaccacctga
- the E2F6 gene encoding transcription factor E2F6 isoform X3: MINLNVDDEVQFVRRTLKVKKPRFDASLVYLTRKFMDLVKTAPDGVLDLNEVATTLGVRKRRVYDITNVLDGIHLIQKRSKNLIQWVGSNLDQVVGKAPEQQNLKDELSDLSAMEEALDELIKDCAHQLFELTDDKENAKLAYVTYQDIRSIQAFQEQIVIAIKAPEETKLEIPIPKEDCIEVHVKSTKGPIDVYLCEVEQKPGAKTFTSETEPSVPPDEVRSPGEEKKQTT; this comes from the exons ATGATCAACCTGAATGTGGATGATGAGGTACAGTTTGTGAGAA GAACTCTGAAAGTCAAAAAGCCTCGATTTGATGCATCTCTGGTTTATTTGACCCGAAAATTCATGGATCTTGTCAAAACAGCTCCAGACGGTGTCCTTGATTTAAATGAAGTAGCAACAACTCTTGGAGTACGAAAACGAAGAGTGTATGACATCACCAATGTGTTGGATGGAATCCACTTAATTCAGAAAAGATCTAAGAATCTTATCCAGTGGGT AGGTTCTAATCTTGACCAAGTTGTTGGAAAAGCACCAGAGCAGCAAAACCTTAAAGATGAACTTTCTGACTTGTCAGCCATGGAAGAAGCTCTGGATGAATTAATCAAGGATTGTGCTCATCAGTTATTTGAACTAACAGatgacaaagaaaatgcaaa ACTAGCTTACGTGACATATCAAGATATCCGTAGCATTCAGGCATTTCAAGAACAGATTGTGATTGCAATCAAAGCTCCAGAGGAAACCAAATTGGAAATACCAATTCCTAAAGAA GATTGCATAGAAGTACACGTGAAGAGCACAAAAGGACCCATTGATGTGTATCTATGTGAGGTGGAACAGAAGCCAGGTGCCAAAACTTTCACTTCTGAAACTGAGCCATCAGTTCCTCCTGATGAAG tgagATCTccgggggaagaaaaaaaacaaaccacctga